Proteins encoded together in one Riemerella anatipestifer window:
- a CDS encoding 4Fe-4S dicluster domain-containing protein has product MAIIITDECINCGACEPECPNNAIYEGAVDWRASDGTELKGMVTLPSGLTVDADAPQEPVNDDVYFIVSDKCTECKGFHEEPQCAAVCPVDCCIPDEDNVETEEQLLSKKAFLHGE; this is encoded by the coding sequence ATGGCAATCATAATCACTGACGAATGCATTAACTGTGGGGCTTGTGAGCCAGAATGTCCTAATAACGCAATATATGAAGGAGCTGTAGATTGGCGTGCTTCTGACGGAACAGAACTAAAAGGAATGGTAACACTACCTTCTGGGCTTACGGTAGATGCAGATGCTCCACAAGAGCCAGTAAATGATGATGTCTATTTTATAGTTTCGGACAAATGTACAGAATGTAAAGGCTTCCACGAAGAACCACAATGTGCTGCTGTATGTCCTGTAGATTGTTGTATCCCAGATGAAGATAATGTAGAAACAGAAGAACAACTATTATCTAAGAAAGCATTTCTACACGGTGAATAG
- a CDS encoding acyl-CoA reductase produces MNISIKISGLAQLGLFINQFLEKTEEVYSEEEALFSMKLSRSEIENPWFTQDSLRFALKQWADLLTEENLNDWVNSYPETKGGKKVGLILAGNIPLVGFHDVITVVLSGHIPVIKMSSKDKQILPFLLEKWASLSEGIEYQLVEKLENYDAVIATGSNNTARYLEYYFKNKPNIIRKNRTSVAVLSGKETDEELQLLAEDIFRYFGLGCRNVTRLFIPQDFKLERLFENFVGFQDIINHHKYANNYDYNRAVYLLNQENFWDNNFVMLKEDTQLFSPLSVINFSRYDNLAEIETFLNENHENIQCIVSHLCLSRGEVGFGEAQTPSLNTYADNVDTMAFLRIID; encoded by the coding sequence ATGAATATCAGTATTAAAATTTCGGGCTTAGCTCAACTGGGACTTTTCATAAATCAATTTTTAGAAAAAACAGAAGAGGTTTACTCAGAGGAAGAAGCTTTATTTTCAATGAAACTAAGCCGTTCAGAAATAGAAAATCCTTGGTTTACTCAAGATAGTTTACGGTTTGCGTTAAAGCAATGGGCAGATTTATTAACCGAAGAGAACCTCAATGATTGGGTAAATAGTTATCCCGAAACCAAAGGTGGTAAAAAAGTAGGATTGATATTAGCAGGAAATATTCCTTTAGTGGGATTTCACGATGTTATCACAGTCGTACTTAGTGGGCATATACCTGTTATTAAAATGTCCTCTAAGGATAAACAAATTTTACCTTTTCTCTTGGAAAAATGGGCTTCACTTTCTGAAGGTATAGAATATCAGTTGGTAGAAAAACTGGAAAATTACGACGCTGTGATTGCCACAGGAAGTAATAATACGGCAAGGTATCTAGAATATTACTTTAAGAATAAACCAAATATTATTCGCAAAAACAGAACTTCGGTGGCTGTTCTTTCAGGGAAAGAAACAGATGAAGAATTACAACTTTTAGCCGAAGATATTTTTAGATATTTTGGTTTAGGCTGCCGTAATGTTACGAGGCTTTTCATTCCTCAAGATTTTAAATTAGAGCGTTTGTTTGAAAACTTCGTAGGGTTTCAGGATATTATCAATCATCACAAATATGCCAACAATTACGACTATAACCGAGCGGTTTATCTCCTAAATCAAGAAAATTTTTGGGATAATAATTTTGTAATGCTTAAAGAGGATACTCAACTTTTTAGTCCACTTTCGGTAATTAACTTTAGCCGTTATGATAATCTTGCAGAGATTGAGACTTTTCTAAATGAAAACCATGAAAATATACAGTGTATTGTAAGTCATCTCTGTTTGAGTAGAGGAGAAGTAGGATTTGGTGAGGCTCAAACTCCTAGTTTAAATACCTATGCTGATAATGTGGATACTATGGCTTTTTTAAGAATCATAGACTAA
- a CDS encoding Bax inhibitor-1 family protein, whose amino-acid sequence MEYSNDLLVAQATDVEKATFYKKTYTHLALAVLAFVVVESLLISVVPEEIIISMISGKYIWLLILGGFWLASILANKWTLSQNKNTQYMGLGFYVLLQAIIFLPMIYIAMFYSDPTLIPQAAIITLALFGGLTGVAFTSKRDFSFLRNIIVVGGFVALGLIIAGALFGFNLGLWFSVGMVLLASASILYETQKLQFTYTKSQYVGASLQLFASVMLLFWYVLRILMSRRD is encoded by the coding sequence ATGGAATATTCTAATGATTTACTAGTGGCACAGGCTACAGATGTTGAAAAAGCAACATTCTACAAGAAAACTTATACTCACTTAGCATTAGCGGTATTGGCTTTTGTGGTGGTAGAGAGTCTTCTTATTAGTGTGGTCCCTGAAGAAATTATTATTTCTATGATTTCTGGGAAGTATATTTGGCTTTTGATACTAGGAGGCTTTTGGTTAGCTTCTATTTTAGCAAACAAATGGACACTGTCTCAGAATAAAAACACGCAGTATATGGGGCTTGGCTTCTATGTATTATTGCAGGCGATTATCTTTTTGCCAATGATTTACATTGCAATGTTTTATAGCGACCCAACTCTAATACCACAGGCAGCTATTATTACTCTAGCATTGTTTGGCGGGCTTACGGGAGTAGCGTTTACCAGCAAAAGAGATTTTTCGTTCCTAAGAAACATTATTGTAGTTGGTGGTTTCGTGGCTTTAGGTCTTATTATAGCTGGAGCTCTTTTCGGGTTTAATCTTGGACTTTGGTTCTCAGTAGGTATGGTACTTTTGGCATCAGCGAGTATCTTATACGAAACACAAAAACTACAATTTACTTATACCAAAAGTCAGTATGTAGGAGCTTCTCTACAATTGTTTGCTTCTGTAATGCTCCTGTTCTGGTATGTATTAAGAATTTTAATGTCTAGAAGAGATTAA